The following coding sequences are from one Primulina eburnea isolate SZY01 chromosome 15, ASM2296580v1, whole genome shotgun sequence window:
- the LOC140814486 gene encoding flavonoid 4'-O-methyltransferase 3-like has product MESKAKKQSQLQEKEALAAQVDIWKYVFAFTPMAVLKCAIELQISETVESHGGSITLPELSVALHCSPSALHRIMRYLIYHGFFKQIRIIRDQESSLCYTQTPHSRLLLKDGMAAFILLESSPVMLAPWHGLSGRAMLKGVSPFGAAHDGLDLWKYAAANPDYSKLINDAMACHARLAVSAIVDQYPEAFEGISSLVDVGGGDGTALNALVKACPWIRGVNYDLPHVISVAPHREGVEHVGGDMFKMVPKGDAAFLMWVLHDWSDEECIQILRNCMEAIPRDKGKVIIMEAVVEEGEGADEYSEVRLAFDMGMMAHTEKGKERTWEEWECLLNEVGFTKYTEKRIEGVLSVIEAYP; this is encoded by the exons ATGGAATCCAAAGCCAAAAAACAATCACAACTCCAAGAAAAAGAAGCACTAGCTGCCCAGGTGGATATATGGAAGTATGTGTTTGCTTTCACTCCAATGGCAGTACTAAAATGTGCTATAGAACTCCAAATATCTGAAACCGTTGAATCACACGGCGGATCCATCACGCTCCCTGAGCTATCCGTCGCCTTGCACTGCTCCCCCTCTGCCCTCCACCGTATCATGAGATACTTGATTTATCACGGCTTCTTCAAGCAAATTCGGATCATTCGAGACCAAGAATCATCACTCTGCTACACCCAAACGCCACATTCTCGATTGCTTTTGAAAGATGGCATGGCTGCTTTCATCCTGCTCGAGAGCAGCCCCGTGATGCTCGCCCCGTGGCATGGCCTAAGCGGACGTGCTATGCTGAAAGGTGTTTCTCCGTTTGGGGCCGCACATGACGGGCTCGACTTATGGAAATATGCGGCAGCAAATCCTGATTATAGTAAATTAATCAACGATGCgatggcatgccatgcaaggtTGGCTGTTTCAGCAATCGTTGATCAGTATCCTGAGGCGTTCGAGGGGATCAGTTCTTTGGTGGACGTTGGTGGTGGAGATGGGACGGCCCTTAACGCCTTGGTGAAGGCTTGTCCGTGGATTCGAGGGGTTAACTACGATCTCCCGCATGTCATTTCTGTCGCACCGCATCGTGAAGGCGTGGAGCATGTTGGTGGCGACATGTTCAAAATGGTTCCCAAGGGCGATGCCGCTTTTCTTATG tgGGTGTTACACGATTGGAGCGACGAAGAATGCATTCAAATACTGCGAAATTGTATGGAAGCGATTCCTAGGGACAAGGGGAAGGTGATCATCATGGAGGCGGTGGTCGAAGAAGGCGAAGGGGCTGATGAGTATAGCGAGGTTCGTTTGGCGTTTGACATGGGGATGATGGCTCACACGGAGAAAGGAAAAGAAAGAACTTGGGAAGAATGGGAATGCTTGTTGAACGAGGTTGGCTTTACAAAATACACAGAGAAACGCATTGAAGGTGTTTTATCTGTTATAGAAGCTTACCCATGA